A DNA window from Brachyhypopomus gauderio isolate BG-103 unplaced genomic scaffold, BGAUD_0.2 sc89, whole genome shotgun sequence contains the following coding sequences:
- the ptafr gene encoding platelet-activating factor receptor: MNMNASLTNATFLDSEFRYSVFPAFYGVVFVLGLVANIYALYVLKHMREAKAMNEIRIYMTNLTVADLLFVCVLPFWIDYYAHNGNWRLPEVLCRISGSFFFINTYCSVLFLTVISINRYWAVTSPLVAASSDCWKRGAIVSFVIWAVTLALAANQLASDSVQRDERAGVERCFEGYHKETESGKMIVAVTHFLIVGLFIVVFLLVVVCNVLIARALLAQHISQPRASTGHRPHGTKRRALRMLCAVVGVFVVCFLPHHLVQVPWVIAVLGLSDWDLGTQQVLNDAHQVTLLLMSLNCILDPIVYCFATTKFRKYIQGHLLKVKESKNCSNFTTTTNMSLKNRNQVEMMSVFEEMKE; this comes from the coding sequence ATGAACATGAACGCCAGCCTCACGAACGCTACTTTCCTGGATTCGGAGTTCCGCTACTCGGTCTTCCCAGCCTTTTacggtgtggtgtttgtgctgGGGCTGGTGGCCAACATCTACGCCCTCTACGTCCTGAAGCACATGCGTGAGGCTAAAGCCATGAACGAGATCCGCATCTACATGACCAACCTGACCGTGGCCGACCTGCTCTTCGTCTGCGTGCTGCCTTTCTGGATCGACTACTACGCCCATAACGGCAACTGGAGACTCCCCGAAGTGTTGTGCCGCATCTCCGGCTCGTTCTTCTTCATCAACACCTACTGCTCCGTGCTCTTCCTCACCGTCATCAGCATCAATCGCTACTGGGCCGTGACCAGCCCGCTGGTCGCCGCTTCCTCCGACTGCTGGAAGCGAGGCGCCATCGTGTCGTTCGTCATCTGGGCCGTCACTCTGGCGCTAGCCGCCAATCAGTTGGCCAGCGACAGCGTCCAGCGCGACGAGAGAGCGGGCGTGGAGCGCTGCTTCGAGGGCTACCACAAGGAGACCGAGTCGGGCAAGATGATCGTGGCGGTGACCCACTTCCTCATCGTCGGCCTGTTCATCGTGGTCTTCCTCCTGGTGGTGGTGTGCAATGTACTGATCGCTCGCGCCCTGCTGGCCCAACATATTAGCCAGCCACGCGCAAGCACCGGTCACCGGCCCCACGGCACCAAGCGTCGGGCCCTGCGCATGCTCTGCGCCGTGGTGGGCGTGTTCGTCGTGTGCTTCCTGCCGCACCACCTGGTACAGGTTCCCTGGGTGATAGCCGTGCTCGGACTGTCGGACTGGGACCTCGGCACGCAGCAGGTCCTGAACGACGCCCACCAGGTGACGCTGCTCCTCATGAGCCTGAACTGCATCCTGGACCCCATCGTCTACTGCTTCGCCACCACCAAGTTCCGCAAGTACATCCAGGGCCACTTGCTGAAGGTGAAGGAGAGCAAGAACTGCTCCaacttcaccaccaccacaaacatGTCTCTGAAGAACAGGAACCAGGTGGAAATGATGAGTGTCTTTGAGGAGATGAAGGAGTAG